From Vigna unguiculata cultivar IT97K-499-35 chromosome 5, ASM411807v1, whole genome shotgun sequence, the proteins below share one genomic window:
- the LOC114184853 gene encoding histone-lysine N-methyltransferase ATXR3 isoform X2, protein MGDGGVPCMPLQYIMERLPSSEKTVVCGGKSGNGFNSKLFKFAGNERRKMKARKSELGLDRVSKRSSNDVENGGEVEKQQEKVQKEEVEEGELGTLKWPRTDLENGEFVPEMPPPPPLRKGEIENGEIVSEKWKGRELEKGEIASGKWRKEDVERGEIVPEKGGRKGEAERGEYGSWRGVNDEIEKGEFIPDRWYKGDYDNSRIRRYHSGRDKGWKIERERESTPSSGRYSGDDFFRKKDLNIRGSQHPKSSPRWEGGQQRNVRISSKIVDDEKNVHSNGKDHARDYTSGSRLKRLGNDSDSYERKHSADYAGLKSRRLSDDSCRQVYSENYSRRSVERSYRTNNATKLSADKYSSRNHESSLSIRQVYDRHGRSPGHSERSPRDRGRYYDHRDRTPVRRSPCGRDRSPYNREKSPHGRERSPYPYNREKSPHGRERSPYTRNWDRSRQPDHKLRSPTRSEQSPPDRSRRHDPKDSTTNLSEASPLDQARKDGRRDSGCKTLPSEKHDSQNCCKDHEDKQTQRDSNCSSTESQNEKSVQESIKSVEKDICNQPLNEHRSCSPTLTHKESPQSEPPPEEMPSMEEDMDICDTPPHVPVVTDLSSGKWYYLDYGGVENGPAKLCDIKVLVEEGVLMSDHFIKHIDSDRWLTVENAASPLAPPNFPSIVSDSITQLVNPPEAPGNILSDTADIFQSAHENHQEMLTSSPPPLVCPIDSLRSSELLEDFHIDERVKHLLKGYDVTPEMEPEAIKEVLLMNFENARGEGSRDYEGFPWNASCLGEDYDSSTDLASRDSESQLSMSSDKDNGLGFGISSDWFSTRWSCKGGDWKRNDDSMDRYSRKKLVLNNGFSLCQMPKSGCEDPRWPQKDELYFPSQNKRLDLPLWAFCADERDESSAAGRSVQSKPVSVRGVKGNVLSVVRINACVVKDQGSLVSESRHKTRGKERHHSRSNRPFSATSDSKRSSTEQDSQFKAFSDQGSYRIMEFLNTPKDHLCTIHELQLHLGDWYYYDGSGRERGPSSFSELQYLVDQGIIKKHSSVFRKSDKLWVPITSATETSDGSFPIQQESSSISGFSSKQTQACGEPYTNSSLFNSLHPQFVGYTRGKLHELVMKSYKSREFAAAINEVLDPWINARQPKKEIEKQLYWKSGDAHAAKRARLLVDDSEDDSDLEDGDFTIEKDESSFEDLCGDATFPEDEISVTDSQMGSWDNLDGHVLARIFHFLKSDLKSLVFASLTCKRWRASVRFYKEVSMQVNLSFLGHSCTDAMLWNILNGYEKEKINSIILRGCVNITAEMLEKVLLSFPGLFTVDIRGCNQFGELTLKFANVKWIKSRSSHLTKISEDPHKIRSLKHITELTSSVSKSSSIGIDDFGQLKDYFDSVDKRDTKQLFRQNLYKRSKLYDARKSSSILSRDARTRRWAIKKTESGYKRMEEFLASRLREIMKTNSCDFFVPKVAEIEAKMKSGYYSSRGLNSVKDDISRMCRDAIKVKNRGDASYMNHIITLFIQLATRLEESSKSVHDRNLLKSWDNDLPAVSCSTLSKYKKNRLVNERKYRSNGTHGLDNVEYTSDREIKRRLSKLNKKSMDSESETSDDDLDMSYEDGKSDSDTTTSDTESEREVHSESLIRDSRGEGYLTSEEELDFITDDREWGARMTKASLVPPVTRKYKVIDQYCIVADEEDVRRKMRVSLPDDYAEKLSAQKNGTEESDMELPEVKDYKPRKQLGYEVIEQEVYGIDPFTHNLLLDSMPEELDWALPEKHLFIEDTLLRTLNKQGRNFTGTGSTPMSYPLRPVVEDIKRQAEEDCDARMVKMCQGILKAMDSRPEDKYVAYRKGLGVVCNKEEGFAEDDFVVEFLGEVYPVWKWFEKQDGIRSLQKDSKDPAPEFYNIYLERPKGDADGYDLVVVDAMHMANYASRICHSCRPNCEAKVTAVDGQYQIGIYSVRKIQNGEEITFDYNSVTESKEEYEASVCLCGSQVCRGSYLNLTGEGAFQKVLKDSHGILDRHYLMLEACELNSVSEEDYNDLGRAGLGSCLLGGLPDWLVAYAARLVRFINFERTKLPEEILKHNLEEKRKYFSDICLEVERSDAEVQAEGVYNQRLQNLAVTLDKVRYVMRCIFGDPRKAPPPLEKLSPEATVSFLWKGEGSFVEELLKCIAPHIEEEILKDLKLKIHAHDPSHSVDIQKELRKSLLWLRDEVRNLPCTYKCRHDAAADLIHIYAYTKYFFRIQNYQAITSPPVYISPLDLGPKYTNKSGAEFQEYRKIYGENYCLGQLIFWHNQSNADPDRSLARASRGCLSLPDTSSFYAKAQKPSRHCVYGPRTVRSMLARMEKQPQRSWPKDRIWSFKSFPKFFGSPMLDAVVNNSALDREMVHWLKHRPAIFQAMWDR, encoded by the exons AGAGAGGTGAATATGGGTCGTGGAGAGGTGTAAATGATGAAATCGAGAAGGGAGAATTCATTCCGGATAGATGGTACAAGGGAGATTATGATAACAGTAGAATCCGCAGGTACCATTCAGGTAGGGACAAAGGGTGGAAAATTGAACGTGAACGTGAAAGTACACCTTCTTCTGGGAGATATTCTGGGGATGATTTTTTTAGGAAGAAAGATTTGAATATTCGTGGCAGTCAGCATCCTAAAAGTTCTCCCAGGTGGGAGGGTGGACAACAGCGGAATGTAAGGATAAGTTCTAAGATTGTGGATGACGAGAAGAACGTTCACAGCAATGGTAAGGACCATGCACGAGATTACACTTCTGGAAGTCGCTTGAAGAGGCTTGGCAATGATTCTGACAGCTATGAGCGGAAGCATTCTGCAGATTATGCCGGTTTAAAAAGCCGAAGACTTTCTGATGATAGCTGTCGCCAAGTTTATTCAGAAAACTATTCTCGTCGTTCTGTGGAACGGTCTTACCGAACTAATAATGCTACCAAATTATCGGCAGATAAATATTCAAGTAGGAATCATGAATCTTCTTTGTCTATTAGACAGGTTTATGACAGGCATGGGCGCAGCCCTGGTCATTCTGAGCGATCCCCACGTGACCGAGGTAGGTATTATGATCATAGGGATCGAACTCCAGTACGCAGGTCTCCTTGTGGTCGTGACAGATCTCCGTATAACCGGGAGAAGTCCCCACATGGACGGGAGAGGTCCCCATATCCGTATAACCGGGAGAAATCCCCCCATGGTCGGGAGAGGTCGCCATATACAAGGAACTGGGACAGAAGTCGTCAGCCTGATCATAAATTGAGAAGTCCAACTCGTTCTGAGCAGTCGCCACCTGATCGCAGTCGGCGACACGATCCTAAGGATAGTACCACAAATTTGTCAGAAGCATCTCCCCTTGATCAGGCTAGGAAAGACGGTCGACGTGATTCAGGTTGTAAAACCTTACCAAGTGAAAAACATGATTCCCAAAATTGTTGTAAGGATCATGAAGATAAGCAGACTCAGAGGGATTCAAACTGTTCAAGTACCGAATCTCAGAATGAAAAAAGTGTGCAAGAGTCCATTAAGTCTGTTGAGAAAGACATCTGCAATCAACCCTTAAACGAACACCGGAGTTGCAGCCCAACCCTTACCCACAAAGAATCTCCTCAATCCGAGCCCCCTCCTGAGGAGATGCCTTCTATGGAGGAGGATATGGACATTTGTGATACCCCTCCACATGTCCCTGTGGTGACAGATTTGTCTTCAGGGAAATGGTATTACCTGGACTATGGTGGTGTGGAAAATGGGCCTGCTAAATTGTGCGACATCAAGGTCCTTGTGGAGGAAGGTGTACTAATGTCAGATCACTTTATCAAGCACATAGATAGTGACAGGTGGTTAACAGTTGAAAATGCCGCGTCACCTTTGGCACCTCCGAACTTTCCTTCAATTGTGTCGGATAGCATAACTCAACTGGTAAATCCCCCAGAAGCTCCTGGTAATATCTTGTCAGATACAGCTGATATTTTTCAATCCGCTCATGAGAATCACCAGGAAATGCTAACCTCCTCGCCGCCTCCACTAGTGTGCCCCATTGACAGTTTGCGTTCGTCTGAACTTTTGGAGGACTTCCACATTGATGAAAGAGTTAAACATCTCTTGAAGGGTTATGATGTCACTCCTGAGATGGAACCTGAGGCAATAAAAG AAGTGTTGctaatgaattttgaaaatgcaAGAGGGGAGGGATCGAGAGATTATGAAG GTTTTCCTTGGAATGCTTCCTGCCTCGGGGAAGATTATGATTCAAGTACTGATTTAGCATCTAGAGATTCTGAGTCTCAGTTAAGTATGTCATCTGATAAGGATAATGGACTAGGCTTTGGTATTTCTAGTGACTGGTTTTCCACCCGTTGGTCATGTAAAGGTGGTGACTGGAAGAGGAATGATGATTCCATGGATAGATATTCTAGAAAGAAACTTGTGCTAAATAATGGTTTTTCGTTATGTCAAATGCCAAAGTCTGGATGTGAAGATCCTCGTTGGCCTCAAAAAGATGAATTGTATTTTCCTTCTCAAAACAAGAGGCTTGATCTTCCTCTGTGGGCTTTCTGTGCTGATGAGCGGGATGAAAGCAGTGCTGCAGGTAGATCAGTTCAAAGTAAGCCTGTTTCTGTGAGAGGAGTGAAAGGCAATGTTCTTTCAGTGGTCAGGATAAATGCATGTGTAGTAAAGGACCAGGGGTCATTGGTCTCTGAGTCACGCCACAAGACGCGGGGCAAGGAAAGACATCATTCTAGATCAAATCGGCCTTTCTCTGCAACCAGTGATAGCAAGAGATCATCAACGGAACAGGATTCCCAGTTCAAAGCTTTTAGTGATCAAGGTTCTTACAGGATCATGGAATTCCTTAACACTCCTAAAGACCATCTCTGTACTATCCATGAGTTGCAATTACATTTGGGTGACTGGTATTATTATGATGGTTCTGGGCGTGAAAGGGGCCCCTCATCATTTTCAGAACTACAGTATTTAGTAGATCAAGgcatcataaaaaaacatagcAGTGTGTTCAGGAAAAGTGACAAACTCTGGGTTCCTATCACCTCTGCAACAGAAACATCTGATGGCAGTTTCCCGATCCAACAAGAAAGCAGTTCAATATCTGGTTTTTCATCAAAGCAAACTCAGGCATGTGGTGAACCTTACACAAATTCAAGTTTGTTTAACAGCTTGCATCCTCAGTTTGTTGGTTATACTCGTGGGAAGCTACATGAGCTGGTGATGAAATCATATAAGAGCCGAGAGTTTGCTGCAGCTATAAATGAGGTTTTAGATCCCTGGATCAATGCAAGACAACCaaagaaagaaattgaaaaacaacTATATTGGAAATCAG GGGATGCGCATGCTGCCAAGAGAGCCCGGCTTCTTGTTGATGATAGTGAAGATGACAGTGATTTGGAAGATGGTGATTTTACTATCGAGAAGGATGAATCTAGTTTTGAGGATCTATGTGGTGATGCTACTTTTCCTGAAGATGAAATTAGTGTTACTGATTCTCAAATGGGAAGCTGGGACAATTTGGATGGCCATGTGCTAGCACGGATTTTCCATTTTTTGAAATCTGATTTGAAGTCCCTTGTTTTTGCTTCATTGACTTGCAAGCGCTGGAGAGCTTCTGTAAGGTTTTATAAAGAAGTGTCAATGCAGGTCAATTTGTCATTCTTGGGTCATTCATGCACTGATGCCATGTTGTGGAACATTTTG AATGGATACGAGAAAGAGAAGATCAATTCTATAATTCTAAGGGGTTGTGTTAATATTACGGCTGAGATGCTTGAGAAAGTTCTTCTTTCATTTCCTGGTTTATTTACAGTAGACATTAGAGGGTGCAACCAGTTTGGAGAGCTGACTCTTAAATTTGCGAATGTGAAATGGATCAAGAGCCGAAGTTCACACTTGACTAAAATTTCTGAGGATCCTCACAAAATTAGAAGTCTTAAACATATTACAGAGCTAACCTCATCTGTTTCCAAATCCAGCAGTATAGGTATAGATGATTTTGGGCAATTGAAGGACTATTTTGATAGTGTGGATAAGAGAGATACCAAGCAATTATTCCGTCAAAACTTGTACAAGCGATCAAAACTATATGATGCTAGAAAGTCCTCCTCCATTCTATCGAGGGATGCTCGTACAAGACGTTGGGCAATCAAGAAAACTGAAAGCGGTTATAAGAGGATGGAGGAGTTCCTTGCTTCCAGACTCAGGGAAATTATGAAGACAAACTCTTGTGACTTTTTTGTGCCCAAG GTTGCAGAAATTGAGGCTAAAATGAAAAGTGGTTATTACAGTAGCCGTGGGTTGAATTCTGTGAAAGACGACATAAGTAGAATGTGTCGTGATGCCATAAA AGTGAAGAATCGGGGTGATGCTAGTTACATGAATCATATTATCACACTGTTTATTCAGCTTGCAACACGGCTGGAAGAGAGTTCTAAATCTGTGCATGACAGAAATCTACTGAAATCGTGGGACAATGACTTGCCTGCAGTGTCCTGCTCTACTTTGTCAAAGTATAAGAAGAATAGGTTAGTGAATGAAAGGAAGTATAGGAGTAATGGGACACATGGTTTGGATAATGTGGAATATACCTCTGATCGAGAAATTAAGAGGCGATTATCAAAGTTGAACAAAAAATCTATGGACTCAGAGAGTGAAACATCTGATGATGATCTTGATATGTCTTATGAAGATGGAAAGAGTGACAGTGATACTACAACCTCTGACACTGAAAGTGAACGAGAAGTACATTCAGAAAGTCTGATTAGGGATTCAAGAGGGGAAGGATACTTGACATCTGAGGAAGAGTTGGATTTTATAACTGATGATCGAGAGTGGGGTGCACGCATGACAAAAGCAAGTTTGGTTCCTCCAGTTACCAGGAAATATAAAGTCATTGATCAATATTGCATTGTAGCCGATGAGGAGGATGTGCGAAGGAAGATGAGGGTTTCATTACCAGACGACTATGCTGAGAAGCTGAGTGCACAAAAGAATGGCACTGAGGAGTCAGATATGGAACTTCCTGAAGTGAAAGATTACAAACCTAGAAAGCAGCTAGGATATGAGGTTATTGAGCAAGAAGTTTATGGAATTGATCCTTTTACACACAATCTTTTGCTTGATTCTATGCCAGAGGAGTTAGATTGGGCTCTGCCAGAGAAGCATTTGTTTATAGAAGATACACTCCTTCGAACATTGAATAAGCAAGGTAGAAATTTTACTGGAACTGGAAGCACTCCAATGAGCTACCCGTTGCGGCCTGTTGTTGAAGATATTAAAAGACAAGCTGAGGAGGATTGTGATGCAAGAATGGTTAAAATGTGTCAAGGTATTCTAAAGGCCATGGACAGTCGTCCAGAAGACAAATACGTAGCTTATAGGAAG GGGCTTGGTGTTGTTTGCAACAAGGAAGAAGGATTTGCAGAAGATGATTTTGTTGTGGAGTTTCTGGGAGAG GTTTATCCTGTGTGGAAGTGGTTTGAAAAACAAGATGGGATTCGATCTCTGCAGAAAGATAGTAAAGATCCAGCACCAGAATTCTACAACATCTACCTTGAGAGGCCAAAG GGTGATGCTGATGGGTATGACTTAGTTGTTGTTGATGCCATGCATATGGCTAATTATGCCAGTCGAATATGTCATTCGTGCAGACCTAACTGTGAAGCCAA GGTGACTGCCGTTGATGGTCAATATCAAATTGGTATTTATAGTGTTCGTAAAATTCAAAATGGTGAGGAGATCACTTTTGACTACAATTCTGTAACGGAG AGCAAGGAGGAGTATGAAGCATCGGTTTGTTTGTGTGGAAGCCAAGTATGCCGTGGGAGCTATCTGAATTTGACTGGTGAAGGGGCTTTCCAAAAG GTTCTGAAGGACTCTCATGGAATTCTTGATCGGCATTATTTGATGCTAGAAGCTTGTGAATTAAATTCTGTGTCTGAAGAGGACTATAATGACCTTGGAAGAGCTGGTTTAGGCAGTTGTTTGCTTGGAGGCCTGCCGGATTGGCTTGTTGCTTATGCGGCTCGCCTT GTGAGATTTATCAATTTTGAACGAACAAAACTTCCTGAAGAAATTCTAAAGCATAATctggaagaaaagagaaaatatttttcagataTATGTCTTGAAGTTGAAAGGAGTGATGCCGAAGTTCAG GCCGAGGGTGTTTACAACCAAAGGCTTCAGAATCTTGCTGTCACTCTTGATAAG GTAAGGTATGTCATGAGATGTATTTTTGGCGATCCACGGAAAGCACCACCTCCTCTTGAGAAGCTCAGTCCTGAAGCAACTGTTTCCTTCCTCTGGAAAGGCGAGGGTTCATTTGTTGAGGAGCTTCTTAAGTGCATCGCTCCTCATATTGAAGAAGAGATCTTGAAAGATCTCAAGCTTAAAATTCATGCTCACGATCCTTCACATTCAGTAGATATTCAAAAAGAGCTTCGCAAATCTTTGTTATG GTTGAGGGATGAGGTCCGAAATCTTCCTTGTACATATAAATGTCGGCATGATGCTGCTGCTGACTTAATCCATATTTATGCTTATACCAAGTACTTCTTTAGGATACAG AATTATCAAGCGATTACATCACCACCTGTCTATATTAGTCCACTTGACTTAGGTCCCAAGTACACTAACAAGTCGGGAGCAGAATTTCAGGAGTACCGAAAGATATATGGTGAAAATTATTGTTTAGGACAGCTGATATTTTGGCATAACCAGAGTAATGCTGATCCAGATCGGAGCCTGGCTAGAGCTAGCAGGGGTTGCTTGTCTTTACCAGATACAAGTTCCTTTTATGCCAAGGCGCAGAAGCCCTCTCGACATTGTGTTTATGGTCCAAGGACCGTCAGATCTATGCTTGCTAGAAtg GAGAAGCAGCCGCAGAGATCTTGGCCCAAAGACCGGATATGGTCGTTCAAAAGTTTTCCGAAATTCTTTGGTAGCCCAATGTTAGATGCTGTAGTAAATAACTCTGCACTGGACAGGGAGATGGTTCATTGGTTGAAGCACAGACCTGCCATATTCCAAGCCATGTGGGACCGTTAA